Proteins from one Amycolatopsis endophytica genomic window:
- a CDS encoding helix-turn-helix transcriptional regulator, whose product MKSSELAEFLRTCRSRVGPGELGLDGESSRRRVPGLRREELARLAGVSVDYYTRLEQGRSRSASAEVLDALATALRLDDAERQHLMDLGRPEPARRRRRARPQRVDPATLRLIEMLDEVHSPAFVLGRRLDVLAHNRIAGALIAEFRALPAVDRNQARFVFFDPRARELYQDWEAVARDTVAMLRLDAGRNPGDPQLSALIGDLSIHSAEFRDWWPDHQVHRRTTGAKGYHHPVAGDLTVRYQALHPADDPDQTLFVYTTEPGSASEAAMRLLAGSRSENPVRVSPVR is encoded by the coding sequence ATGAAGAGCAGTGAGCTGGCGGAGTTCCTGCGCACCTGCCGGTCCCGCGTCGGCCCCGGGGAGCTGGGGCTCGACGGCGAGTCGTCCCGGCGCCGGGTGCCGGGTTTGCGGCGGGAGGAGCTCGCGCGGCTGGCCGGGGTGAGCGTGGACTACTACACCCGCTTGGAGCAGGGGCGCAGTCGCAGCGCCTCGGCCGAAGTGCTCGACGCGCTGGCCACCGCGCTGCGGTTGGACGACGCCGAGCGGCAGCACCTGATGGACCTCGGGCGGCCGGAACCCGCGCGGCGCAGGCGGCGCGCCCGCCCGCAGCGGGTGGATCCGGCGACGCTGCGCCTGATCGAGATGCTGGACGAGGTGCACTCGCCGGCTTTCGTGCTGGGACGCCGGCTCGACGTGCTGGCGCACAACCGGATCGCGGGTGCCCTGATCGCCGAGTTCCGGGCGCTGCCCGCCGTCGACCGGAACCAGGCGCGGTTCGTGTTCTTCGACCCGCGCGCGCGGGAGCTGTACCAGGACTGGGAGGCCGTCGCCAGGGACACGGTGGCGATGTTGCGCCTGGACGCCGGACGCAACCCCGGCGACCCGCAGCTGTCCGCGCTGATCGGGGATCTGTCGATCCACTCGGCGGAGTTCCGGGACTGGTGGCCGGACCACCAGGTGCACCGCCGCACCACCGGGGCGAAGGGCTACCACCACCCGGTGGCCGGCGACCTCACGGTGCGGTACCAGGCGCTGCACCCGGCGGACGATCCCGACCAGACCCTGTTCGTCTACACCACCGAGCCCGGCAGCGCCTCGGAGGCCGCGATGCGCCTGCTGGCCGGCTCGCGGAGCGAGAACCCGGTCCGGGTGTCGCCGGTGCGCTGA
- a CDS encoding TetR/AcrR family transcriptional regulator, producing the protein MTEGMTMAAGTSSRRARVRQAALEEIHGAARTLLVERGPAAVTINGVARQVGMSGPALYHYYASHDELVGAVTAGFFRELAAAMEQARDARADAPVGERIVAVCRAMRAWAIAHPAEFGWIFAGPVTPPNRDPGSTRHRAGQRFEQVLLDLTIELWEIRPFPVPDPADLPGSLREQLTAYSASIDGRLPPAAAHVFLSCWIRLYGLLCMEVLHQLDFAYTDLEPVFEECLDDIAGILGLRG; encoded by the coding sequence GTGACGGAAGGGATGACCATGGCCGCGGGCACGAGCAGCAGGCGGGCGAGGGTGCGCCAGGCAGCGCTGGAGGAGATCCACGGGGCCGCGCGCACGTTGCTGGTCGAGCGGGGACCGGCGGCGGTGACCATCAACGGGGTGGCCCGGCAGGTGGGCATGAGCGGCCCGGCGCTGTACCACTACTACGCCAGCCACGACGAGCTCGTCGGCGCGGTGACCGCCGGCTTCTTCCGCGAACTGGCCGCCGCGATGGAACAGGCCAGGGACGCCCGCGCCGATGCCCCGGTCGGCGAACGCATCGTGGCGGTATGCCGGGCGATGCGCGCCTGGGCGATCGCCCATCCGGCCGAGTTCGGCTGGATCTTCGCCGGCCCGGTCACCCCGCCCAACCGGGATCCGGGCTCGACACGCCACCGGGCCGGGCAGCGTTTCGAGCAGGTCCTGCTCGACCTGACGATCGAGCTCTGGGAGATCCGGCCGTTTCCGGTGCCCGATCCGGCGGACCTGCCCGGATCGTTGCGGGAGCAGCTGACCGCCTACTCCGCGAGCATCGACGGACGGCTGCCGCCCGCGGCCGCGCACGTCTTCCTGTCCTGCTGGATCCGGCTGTACGGCCTGTTGTGCATGGAGGTCCTGCACCAGCTCGACTTCGCCTACACCGACCTGGAACCCGTCTTCGAGGAATGCCTGGACGACATCGCAGGCATCCTCGGGCTGCGCGGCTGA
- a CDS encoding FAD-dependent monooxygenase, whose translation MKAVIVGGGIGGLAAAVAFHQRGWQIEVLERAPGFTEIGAGLAVHPNGLRALDTLGLGDALRTGGPADPPAGIRRADGKWLIRNDIAGLKRRFGPWTTVHRATLIDLLREALPAAALRPGTDVHEVRPDGTVRHSGGTSTADLVVGADGVHSVTRRSLWPDVREPRYVGYTTWRLIAPPHPVHGNVETWGRGERFGHVPMPDGRVYCYLMANAPAGSRAGLDRLRERFARWHDPIPALLDSAGADDVLQHDTYELPELDTYVSGTVALLGDAAHAMTPNLGQGACQALEDAVTLATAVGTLGVRQGLAEYDRARRPRTQMIARRSRQVGAPAHWTSPASAALRDAALPLLPSSLFGRSITPVYAWTIGPRPERFTR comes from the coding sequence ATGAAGGCGGTCATCGTGGGCGGCGGCATCGGTGGACTGGCCGCGGCCGTGGCCTTCCACCAGCGCGGCTGGCAGATCGAGGTCCTGGAACGGGCGCCCGGGTTCACCGAAATCGGCGCGGGACTGGCGGTCCACCCCAACGGGCTGCGTGCACTGGACACGCTCGGCCTGGGCGACGCGCTGCGCACCGGCGGGCCCGCCGATCCGCCCGCGGGCATCCGCCGCGCCGACGGGAAATGGCTGATCCGCAACGACATCGCCGGTCTGAAACGCCGGTTCGGTCCCTGGACGACCGTGCACCGCGCCACCCTGATCGACCTGCTGCGCGAGGCGCTGCCCGCAGCGGCGTTGCGGCCCGGCACGGACGTGCACGAGGTGCGACCCGACGGCACGGTCCGGCACAGCGGCGGCACTTCCACCGCGGACCTCGTCGTGGGCGCGGACGGCGTGCACAGCGTGACCCGACGGTCCCTGTGGCCCGATGTCCGCGAGCCGCGCTACGTCGGCTACACCACCTGGCGCCTCATCGCACCGCCCCACCCGGTTCACGGGAACGTGGAAACCTGGGGCCGGGGCGAACGGTTCGGGCATGTGCCGATGCCCGATGGCCGCGTCTACTGCTACCTGATGGCCAACGCCCCGGCCGGCTCCCGCGCCGGCCTGGACCGGCTCCGCGAACGTTTCGCGCGCTGGCACGACCCCATCCCCGCGCTGCTGGACTCCGCCGGAGCGGACGACGTGCTGCAACACGACACCTACGAGCTGCCGGAGCTGGACACCTACGTCTCCGGCACGGTCGCCCTGCTCGGCGACGCCGCACACGCCATGACCCCCAACCTCGGTCAGGGCGCCTGCCAGGCACTCGAAGACGCCGTCACGCTCGCCACCGCGGTCGGCACACTCGGCGTGCGTCAGGGGCTCGCGGAATACGACCGCGCCCGCAGGCCACGCACCCAGATGATCGCCCGCCGGTCCCGCCAGGTCGGCGCTCCCGCGCACTGGACGTCGCCGGCGTCGGCCGCCCTCCGGGACGCGGCGCTCCCCCTCCTGCCCAGCTCGCTCTTCGGACGGTCGATCACGCCCGTCTACGCCTGGACGATCGGACCCCGTCCGGAAAGGTTCACCCGATGA
- a CDS encoding DUF6640 family protein, whose product MTLPRILIVLAGLITTAGAVLADLVIPDLAAQHAFNPGWPPHAKFHDAQYLVMTVLLGLLGLVLALRRGRDTRGRLLNATVVLAIPWLGMLGALLFPGTATYDPEFAGRTLFVLGLHGQVVLAIVVILILLGAAAAALRTPREPSPRP is encoded by the coding sequence ATGACCCTGCCCCGAATCCTGATCGTCCTCGCCGGACTGATCACCACGGCCGGCGCGGTGCTCGCCGACCTGGTCATCCCCGACCTGGCGGCACAGCACGCCTTCAACCCCGGCTGGCCGCCCCACGCCAAGTTCCACGACGCCCAGTACCTGGTCATGACGGTGTTGCTCGGCCTGCTCGGCCTCGTCCTCGCTCTGCGGCGGGGCCGGGACACGCGCGGCAGGCTGCTGAACGCCACCGTCGTCCTCGCCATCCCCTGGCTCGGCATGCTCGGCGCGCTCCTGTTCCCCGGCACGGCCACCTACGACCCGGAGTTCGCCGGCCGGACCCTGTTCGTCCTCGGCCTGCACGGGCAGGTCGTCCTGGCCATCGTCGTGATCCTCATCCTGCTCGGCGCGGCAGCCGCGGCACTGCGCACGCCCAGGGAGCCCAGCCCCCGGCCCTGA
- a CDS encoding TetR/AcrR family transcriptional regulator produces MSEARARLLGTASRLFYAEGLHSVGIDRIVAEASVTRATLYRHFPSKDDLVVAYLTGADELIRSQVESIRAAGHSPADTVRAVAESITDSIGSDGFRGCAFLNAAAEYPAPDHPVHRAVVTHREWFLDTVIDLMADTGETTPEPHARHFVMLRDGAMAAGCLADPAPICETFLLGVEGILKYRDAAVVDQDAVKARRRR; encoded by the coding sequence GTGTCCGAAGCACGAGCGAGGCTGCTCGGCACAGCCAGCCGGCTCTTCTACGCGGAGGGGCTGCACTCCGTCGGCATCGACCGGATCGTCGCCGAAGCGAGCGTGACGCGGGCGACGCTCTACCGGCACTTCCCCAGCAAGGACGATCTGGTCGTGGCCTACCTGACCGGGGCCGACGAGCTGATCCGGAGCCAGGTGGAATCGATCCGCGCGGCCGGGCACTCCCCGGCGGACACGGTCCGGGCCGTCGCCGAGTCGATCACCGACAGCATCGGCTCCGACGGGTTCCGCGGATGCGCCTTCCTCAACGCGGCCGCCGAATACCCCGCGCCCGATCACCCGGTGCACCGAGCCGTCGTGACCCACCGGGAATGGTTCCTGGACACGGTCATCGATCTGATGGCCGACACCGGCGAGACCACTCCCGAACCACACGCCAGGCACTTCGTCATGCTGCGGGACGGTGCGATGGCGGCGGGCTGCCTCGCCGATCCGGCACCGATCTGCGAGACCTTCCTGCTCGGCGTCGAAGGAATCCTCAAGTACCGCGACGCCGCCGTGGTGGACCAGGACGCCGTGAAGGCCCGCCGACGCCGGTGA
- a CDS encoding response regulator: MAGDELTAVVVDDHPAVRAGVAHWLASGDPPIRTIAEGDDVRVAWLDGADADVVILDLHLGGATPALGDLRRLAGGGRRVVVYSMRADDDIALQCLELGALSYLTKAEGAQYLVEAARAAAGGRPYTPPSLAGALAADRSTNRPALSARETEVLVEWFQSESKDFVAHRLGISQNTVNSHLERIRVKYAQIGREAPTKAALVARAIQDGLISVDDL; encoded by the coding sequence ATGGCAGGTGACGAGCTGACCGCGGTGGTCGTCGACGATCACCCGGCGGTGCGGGCGGGTGTCGCGCACTGGCTGGCCTCCGGCGACCCGCCCATCCGGACCATCGCCGAGGGCGACGACGTGCGGGTCGCGTGGCTCGACGGCGCGGACGCCGACGTGGTGATTCTCGACCTGCACCTCGGCGGAGCCACGCCGGCGCTCGGGGACCTGCGCCGGCTGGCCGGAGGCGGGCGGCGGGTGGTCGTGTACTCGATGCGCGCCGACGACGACATCGCGCTGCAGTGCCTGGAACTCGGCGCGCTGTCCTACCTCACCAAGGCCGAGGGCGCGCAGTACCTCGTCGAAGCGGCCCGCGCGGCGGCGGGCGGACGGCCGTACACGCCACCGTCACTGGCCGGCGCGCTCGCCGCCGACCGGTCGACGAACCGGCCCGCCCTGTCCGCCAGGGAGACCGAGGTGCTCGTCGAGTGGTTCCAGTCGGAGTCCAAGGACTTCGTCGCCCACCGGCTCGGGATCTCGCAGAACACGGTCAACTCGCATCTGGAACGCATCCGCGTGAAGTACGCGCAGATCGGCCGGGAGGCGCCGACGAAGGCCGCGCTGGTGGCGCGCGCGATCCAGGACGGTCTGATCAGCGTCGACGACTTGTGA
- a CDS encoding sensor histidine kinase has protein sequence MGGERGQVEAEFTRALGQFGGLVRGIALAVLSVFGVLATPASALPLAFALLGLALAGGAADCYHAVTGRAGVLACVLTCGRAVAICAAQPWTVPGLWAPNVLTITGITVQWQWPLRVTVPVVTGLLALEAAVIGVGEAAPVLVRVVIESTLARLAFALLLRVTRWIERIRDRQTALERAGTLALERRRQDREYLALLHDTASATFLMVALHRVEPAAVAGYARRDLAVLTGERGAHDSLVDLEASLRGIAAQSPLDTSIEWTPVPLLPASAALALTRAVREALRNVERHAGVARARITVGSHRHGAVITVADEGAGFDPAAVPGQRRGIRGSLVERMAAAGGSATVTSRPGAGTTVRLAWPDV, from the coding sequence TTGGGCGGCGAGAGAGGCCAGGTCGAGGCGGAGTTCACGCGGGCGCTCGGCCAGTTCGGCGGTCTCGTGCGGGGGATCGCCCTCGCGGTCCTGAGCGTGTTCGGTGTGCTGGCCACGCCCGCATCCGCGCTACCGCTGGCCTTCGCCCTGCTGGGACTCGCGCTGGCCGGTGGCGCGGCGGACTGCTACCACGCGGTGACGGGCAGGGCCGGCGTGCTCGCCTGCGTCCTGACGTGCGGCCGGGCGGTCGCCATCTGCGCGGCGCAACCGTGGACCGTGCCCGGATTGTGGGCGCCGAACGTGCTGACGATCACCGGGATCACCGTGCAATGGCAGTGGCCGCTGCGCGTCACGGTGCCCGTCGTGACCGGGCTGCTGGCGCTGGAAGCCGCCGTGATCGGCGTCGGCGAGGCGGCGCCCGTCCTGGTCCGCGTGGTGATCGAGTCGACGCTGGCGCGGCTGGCGTTCGCGCTGCTGCTGCGCGTCACCCGCTGGATCGAGCGGATCCGTGACCGGCAGACCGCGCTGGAACGGGCCGGGACACTGGCGCTGGAGCGGCGGCGGCAGGACCGGGAGTACCTGGCGCTGCTGCACGACACCGCGTCGGCGACGTTCCTCATGGTCGCGCTGCACCGGGTGGAACCGGCCGCCGTGGCCGGGTACGCGCGGCGTGATCTCGCGGTGCTGACGGGGGAACGCGGGGCGCACGACAGCCTCGTCGACCTCGAAGCGTCCCTGCGCGGCATCGCGGCGCAGAGCCCGCTGGACACGTCGATCGAGTGGACACCGGTGCCGCTGCTGCCCGCGTCGGCCGCTCTCGCCCTCACGCGCGCGGTGCGGGAAGCGCTGCGCAACGTCGAACGTCACGCCGGGGTGGCACGGGCGCGGATCACCGTCGGGTCGCACCGGCACGGGGCCGTGATCACCGTGGCCGACGAGGGCGCGGGATTCGACCCCGCGGCGGTTCCCGGTCAGCGGCGCGGCATCCGCGGTTCGCTGGTCGAACGCATGGCGGCGGCCGGCGGCAGCGCGACCGTGACCTCCCGTCCCGGCGCCGGGACGACCGTGCGGCTGGCGTGGCCGGATGTCTGA
- a CDS encoding TetR/AcrR family transcriptional regulator, with product MGEEKEVRRRRKVAPTKGDLRERAILDAAERQLDAGGPEGMTVETIAKAAGITRGAFYFYFGSKNDVLAALVQRTVSILRGAVDAADAAAAPGEALRRGLEQTARMWREHGTVMRAAVELSPVVPAVDEAWRSAVIALAATTRGIAERAGTPSGSGPRDAAAVVAALVWMTERVFYQAHLAGGSLDEATATLTHIWLTTLGIQP from the coding sequence GTGGGTGAGGAGAAGGAGGTCCGGCGGCGGCGCAAGGTGGCTCCGACGAAGGGTGACCTGCGTGAGCGCGCGATCCTCGACGCGGCCGAGCGGCAGCTGGACGCCGGGGGCCCGGAGGGCATGACCGTGGAGACGATCGCGAAGGCGGCCGGCATCACGAGGGGCGCGTTCTACTTCTACTTCGGCTCGAAGAACGACGTCCTCGCCGCGCTCGTGCAACGGACCGTGTCCATTCTGCGCGGTGCGGTCGACGCCGCGGACGCGGCGGCGGCTCCCGGGGAGGCGTTGCGGCGGGGGCTCGAGCAGACCGCCCGGATGTGGCGCGAGCACGGCACCGTCATGCGGGCCGCGGTCGAGCTGTCCCCGGTGGTCCCCGCCGTCGACGAAGCGTGGCGCTCCGCCGTGATCGCACTGGCCGCCACCACCCGTGGCATCGCCGAACGTGCCGGGACACCGTCCGGTTCCGGGCCGCGTGACGCCGCCGCTGTCGTCGCGGCGCTGGTGTGGATGACCGAACGCGTCTTCTACCAGGCACACCTCGCGGGCGGCTCGCTGGACGAGGCGACCGCGACACTGACCCACATCTGGCTGACGACACTCGGGATCCAGCCATGA
- a CDS encoding oxidoreductase: MIIDTVRRQADADAFEALHPGRSVARILDVTDDDAVFRTVDEIEATVGPVDVAIANAGYGHEGVFEESTMAELRAQFEVNVFGAVATVKAVLPYMRRRRGHILGVTSMAGLITVPGTSFYQGSKYALEGILETVGKEVSRFGVHVTAVAPGSFRTDWAGRSMVRTQRSIPDYDEVMNPVRERRLAAHGHQLGDPAEAAEAILKIVDAPNRPRTSSSAPTHRGSSRPGAPPWTSSSGSGPS; encoded by the coding sequence TTGATCATCGACACCGTCCGCCGTCAGGCCGACGCCGACGCCTTCGAGGCGCTGCACCCGGGGCGGTCGGTCGCCCGGATCCTCGACGTCACCGACGACGACGCCGTGTTCCGCACCGTCGACGAGATCGAGGCCACCGTCGGGCCGGTCGACGTCGCGATCGCCAACGCCGGCTACGGGCACGAAGGCGTCTTCGAAGAGTCGACGATGGCCGAACTCCGGGCCCAGTTCGAGGTCAACGTGTTCGGCGCGGTGGCCACCGTCAAGGCCGTACTGCCGTACATGCGACGGCGCCGCGGCCACATCCTCGGCGTCACCTCGATGGCGGGCCTGATCACCGTGCCCGGCACGTCCTTCTACCAGGGCAGCAAGTACGCGCTCGAAGGCATCCTCGAAACGGTCGGCAAGGAGGTCTCGCGTTTCGGCGTGCACGTCACCGCGGTCGCGCCCGGGTCGTTCCGCACCGACTGGGCAGGCCGCTCGATGGTCCGCACCCAGCGGTCCATTCCGGACTACGACGAGGTGATGAACCCCGTCCGCGAACGCCGCCTCGCCGCGCACGGACACCAGCTCGGCGATCCGGCGGAGGCCGCGGAAGCGATCCTGAAGATCGTCGACGCGCCCAACCGCCCGCGCACCTCGTCCTCGGCTCCGACGCACCGCGGCTCGTCACGTCCGGGCGCGCCGCCGTGGACGAGCAGTTCCGGGAGTGGGCCGAGCTGA